A stretch of Lactuca sativa cultivar Salinas chromosome 6, Lsat_Salinas_v11, whole genome shotgun sequence DNA encodes these proteins:
- the LOC111877498 gene encoding probable LRR receptor-like serine/threonine-protein kinase At1g56130 — MGFRYKFPPPLPPPSSISFSKFIIFFLCIIMFQKSNAQTPRTVPSEVRALNSIFDQWDVRIPNNEWNISGEPCSGTALGPDFDKENGVAQIECNCTFDSNTTCHITKLKVSKLSRQGVIPVELTALPYLTQLKIDQNNFTGPLPTFLGNFSSMVVLSLSHNQFSGTIPKEIGNLKELDLLAISSNNFSGSLPPELGNLVKMQGLYMDSCGCGGEIPSTFANLRELRHMWASDSPFSGKIPDFIGNWTKLLRLRLQGNNFEGPIPASFSNLTSLTSLRISDLQNVSSSLNFITNLRNLSDLIIRNALVSGRIPTDINRLQNLETLDLSFNNLSGPLPRTLMNMSALTSLFLGNNSLSGSLLPDKSPNLQNIDLSYNELSGTFPQWALPSWAMRDLQLNLVVNNFKFDSTNISYFPGLNCLQRDFPCNRNTTTPYTSFAIKCGGSGVRSNNIEFDTENSTTLGPASYDFKEKWAVSNGGVVIDRINNDPSFIQTTSIRVNNTRYPELFTTSRKSPGSLRYYGLGLQNGPYTITLFFAETVFNLSTSVWKGHPRRLFDIYIQGQREQRDFDISKEAGGTGRALEKNYDVSVTQNHVEIHLFWAGKGTCCIPEEGDYGPIISAIRVTPGFKVKGNSSNNTGMIIGIIAGVGSVSLVFLIFGLLYLKRRKSKDMEEEEILGMGPKINTYTYAELKTATSDFSSSNLLGEGGFGPVYKGILSDGKIVAVKQLSVASHHGRTQFITEISTISSVQHWNLVKLHGCCIEGARRLLVYEYLENKSLDQALFGKRNVQIDWATRFNICLGTAKGLAYLHEESRPRIVHRDVKASNILLDADLSPKISDFGLAKLYDDKRTHMSTRVAGTIGYLAPEYAMRGHLTSKADVFGFGVVCLEIVSGRPNYEDKLDSEQKYLLQWAWSLYESNRSLELVDPSLTSFNEQEATRMIGIALMCVQASPSLRPAMSRVIAMLSGDIEISQVTTKPSYLTDWDFNDTTNTFYDEETPSLSFETATVTTNTTSTGIDSMSSPIISELINNGSLREGR; from the exons ATGGGTTTCCGGTATAAGTTTCCGCCGCCGCTGCCGCCGCCTTCTTCAATTTCATTTTCgaaattcatcatcttcttcctctgCATCATCATGTTCCAGAAATCCAACGCTCAAACTCCGCGAACTGTTCCTTCCGAAG TGAGAGCTTTGAATTCGATATTTGATCAATGGGATGTTCGAATCCCGAACAACGAATGGAACATAAGCGGAGAACCATGCAGCGGAACAGCGCTCGGACCAGATTTCGACAAGGAAAACGGCGTCGCACAAATCGAATGCAATTGTACCTTCGACAGCAACACCACTTGCCATATTACCAAATT GAAAGTCAGTAAACTTAGCAGGCAAGGAGTTATTCCTGTTGAACTTACTGCTCTACCTTATCTTACTCAACT GAAAATTGATCAGAACAACTTCACTGGTCCCTTGCCTACATTCCTTGGAAATTTTTCATCAATGGTGGTCTT GTCACTTTCCCACAATCAATTCTCTGGTACAATACCCAAGGAGATTGGAAATCTTAAAGAACTAGATTTACT GGCAATTAGTTCCAATAACTTTTCAGGCAGTCTTCCCCCAGAACTTGGAAACCTAGTCAAAATGCAGGGCCT TTATATGGACAGTTGTGGTTGTGGTGGCGAAATTCCCTCCACATTTGCCAACCTCCGAGAATTGCGTCAcat GTGGGCATCAGATAGTCCTTTTTCTGGAAAGATACCTGATTTTATAGGAAACTGGACAAAATTATTGAGACT gaGACTTCAAGGGAATAACTTTGAAGGTCCTATACCAGCTTCTTTTTCAAATTTGACCTCGCTGACCTCTTT GCGAATAAGTGATTTACAGAATGTCAGTTCATCTCTCAACTTTATCACCAACTTGAGGAACCTATCTGACTT AATTATAAGAAACGCATTAGTTTCAGGTCGTATTCCAACAGACATTAATCGATTGCAAAACCTAGAAACACT gGATTTAAGTTTCAACAATTTAAGTGGCCCTCTACCACGAACATTAATGAATATGAGTGCCCTCACTTCCTT GTTTCTTGGTAACAATAGCTTGTCTGGTTCTCTCCTTCCTGACAAAAGCCCAAATCTTCAAAATAT AGATTTGTCTTACAATGAACTATCTGGAACTTTTCCTCAATGGGCGCTTCCATCATGGGCCATGCGTGATCTGCAATT GAATTTGGTGGTGAATAACTTTAAATTTGATAGTACAAACATAAG TTACTTCCCAGGATTAAATTGTCTTCAACGAGACTTTCCTTGCAACAGAAACACAACAACACCTT ATACCAGCTTTGCAATCAAGTGTGGTGGATCAGGAGTAAGGTCCAATAACATAGAATTCGATACAGAAAACTCTACAACCCTGGGACCCGCTTCCTATGATTTTAAAGAGAAATGGGCTGTTAGCAATGGAGGTGTTGTAATTGACAGAATTAACAACGACCCTTCATTCATACAAACCACATCAATCCGAGTCAACAACACAAGATACCCTGAGCTTTTCACAACTTCAAGAAAATCTCCAGGATCCCTTAGATACTATGGTTTAGGCCTTCAAAATGGTCCTTACACTATTACCCTTTTCTTTGCTGAAACTGTCTTCAATTTATCCACCAGTGTCTGGAAAGGTCATCCCAGGCGCCTCTTTGATATTTACATCCAG GGACAACGTGAACAAAGGGATTTTGATATATCAAAGGAAGCAGGAGGCACTGGAAGAGCTCTAGAAAAGAATTATGATGTTTCAGTGACACAAAATCATGTTGAAATCCATCTTTTTTGGGCTGGAAAGGGAACTTGCTGTATACCTGAAGAGGGAGATTATGGTCCTATAATTTCTGCCATCAGAGTTACCCCTG gtTTCAAAGTGAAGGGTAATTCTTCAAATAATACTGGAATGATAATTGGTATCATAGCTGGTGTGGGATCTGTCTCCCTTGTTTTCTTAATTTTTGGTTTATTATACTTGAAAAGGAGAAAGTCAAAAGATATGGAAGAAGAAG AAATTCTTGGCATGGGAccaaaaataaatacatatacgTATGCAGAACTAAAAACTGCAACCTCAGATTTCAGCAGTTCAAATTTGCTTGGAGAGGGTGGTTTTGGACCTGTttacaag GGGATATTAAGTGATGGAAAGATAGTAGCAGTGAAGCAACTCTCAGTAGCATCCCACCATGGAAGGACTCAATTTATAACTGAAATTTCCACCATTTCATCTGTCCAACATTGGAATCTTGTTAAGTTACATGGTTGTTGTATTGAAGGAGCTAGAAGGCTTCTTGTTTATGAGTATCTTGAGAACAAAAGCCTTGATCAAGCACTCTTTG GTAAAAGGAATGTGCAAATCGATTGGGCGACACGTTTTAATATATGCTTAGGAACAGCAAAAGGTTTGGCTTATCTCCATGAAGAATCAAGGCCAAGAATTGTGCATCGCGATGTGAAAGCAAGTAATATCTTACTCGATGCTGATTTATCCCCCAAAATTTCTGATTTTGGATTAGCAAAATTATACGATGATAAAAGAACCCATATGAGTACTCGCGTCGCTGGAACCAT TGGGTATCTTGCACCGGAGTATGCAATGCGTGGACATTTAACATCAAAAGCTGATGTTTTTGGGTTTGGGGTTGTGTGTCTTGAGATTGTTAGTGGAAGGCCCAATTATGAGGACAAACTCGATTCCGAACAAAAGTATCTTCTCCAATGG GCATGGAGTCTATACGAAAGCAACAGAAgcctagagcttgtagatccatctTTAACCTCTTTTAATGAGCAAGAAGCGACACGTATGATAGGAATAGCTCTCATGTGTGTTCAAGCATCACCTTCTTTACGACCCGCAATGTCACGTGTCATTGCAATGCTTTCAGGGGACATTGAAATAAGTCAAGTCACTACAAAACCGAGTTACTTAACCGATTGGGATTTCAATGATACCACCAACACTTTTTATGACGAAGAAACTCCTTCTTTGTCATTTGAAACTGCAACCGTGACTACAAATACAACCTCAACGGGTATCGACTCAATGTCATCACCTATAATATCCGAACTAATCAACAATGGGAGTCTTCGTGAAGGAAGGTGA